DNA sequence from the Pseudophryne corroboree isolate aPseCor3 chromosome 6, aPseCor3.hap2, whole genome shotgun sequence genome:
gcatattggcaagtttacgtttctcctcagatgatttaaaattctttttttggttctttttactgaattttggctttttggatttcacatgccctctactatcacattgggcatcggccttggcagactacgttgatggcatttcgtctatgtcatggctagtggcagcagcttcagcacaaggaggaaacggttcttcttgatctttccctattttatcttcaaAATTTCTgtggtcattccaaattgttcgctcgctagcagtttttagcaactgtGCACACGCTAGGATGCCTCccaatgggagtgtattttagcttagcagaagtgcaaacgaaaggatcgcagagcggcagcaaaaaaaaattgtgcaattttagagtagctcaatacctattcagcgcttgcgatgacttcagactgttcagttcctgttttgatgtcacaaacaggccctgcgttcgccagccacgcctgcgtttttcctgccacgcctgcattttttcaaacactccctgaaaatggacagttgacacccagaaatgcccacttcatgtcaatcactatgcggccagcagtgcgactgaaaagctttgctagaccttgtgtgaaactacatctttcGATGTAATAGTAgttcgcgcatgtgcattgcgccgcatacacatgcgcagaagtgccagggttttttgcctcatcactgcacctcaaacgaatgcagctagcgatcaactcggaatgaccaccaatatgcggcacaggaaggaCTGGAatgaccactggtctgatgcagcacaacacaacaatactgtaagggacttgtggttgttgttattattattattattattatatggcagctgtggacatatagcagcagcgtatatcgtcactggaatgactgatgagacaggacactaccactggtctgatgtagcacaacacaacaatactgtaagagacttgtggttgttgttattattattatacggcagcagtggacatatagcagcagcgtagatcgtcactggaatgactgatgagacaggacactaccactggtttgatgcagcacaacacaacaatactgtaagagacttgtggttgttgttattattattatacggcagcagtggacatatagcagcagcgtatatcgtcacttgaatgactgatggacaggacactaacattggtctgatgcagcacaacacaacaatactgtaagagacttgtgactgtgactgcctggactgatgcaccacaatacactgtgactacactggactggactgagcagcacaacacagcacaagacttgccagcccactttcccgcccccacacagacaatggaggacggagacatgtcctctcactacactctccgagactggagtgaaaatggccacgacgcgcggctccttatatggaatccaaatcccgcgagaatccaacagcgggatgatgacgttttgccgcgttcaggtttccgagtcaggcgggaaaacctgagcctgactcggatccgggctcgagacatAAAGTTCGGTagagtttggttctctgagaaccgaacctgctcatctctaatatatataaataCCAGCCAATGAAAGCATAGGACTATTATCTGCTTTTCTTCCATTAATCAGCTCAAGTGTCGGACAtttggagcatatatatatatatatatatatatagtcatttggTACctaaggagcctgcacactgcatgtgCCAAGAATCAAGCATCTGTTTTTTACTTTATTGATCCAATCACTGAAGTCacatctacagatggagcctccgtcatTTAACCCTACCTAGtcgcaggtgtgcactcccggcgtgactaggcgatccgtccgcctagtcacgccggtagtgcacgagccgcttcccattgtaagcgaCTCTGTCTGGGCACGTGCGCCCGTCCAGACAGAGACGCTCACTGTGACTAGGTGCGACCAGTCAGGCGCTCCTAGCCACAGATGGAGCCTGAATAATGGAGACTCCATCtgtagatcatacatacctcagtttcattCTAGgttactaagctatacaatagtgaaaacacaacccaaattcatccagtagtttttgcgtgatgccggattgattgaacaaacagacagacacagattcCGGAAAAAAAATTCATTTTTATAGTTCATAaatagtccctagaagtatatttctcccaaaaaattgctatgtacagacacaacccttacagttttattatgtaTATATAGAATCTCATTCCAATGGGAATTATAATATTTAATTATGACATACACGAGTCTCATAAATACAGTACATATATGGCTCCATTTTGTTGAGTAGGCCAAGGTATTTCATTATTTCATACATTTCTCTAATATTAATCATCTTTCATAGCCAGATGGGATTCAATGTCTGACTTTATCTTCATGCCTGCTCAGACCCGAAACTCTTTTTTTTACTTTATAAACAAAAACCAAAATACTTTTTGATTACAATTGATTGAAGCTGACTGATTAACACCTGTTGTTCTTCTATATGTTGCAGTTGTTATCGTTCATGCCTCATACCTAATATAGGCATTTTGAAAATATTATATTGTCCACACATCCAACATGACTTTGTGAAGAGTCCATTCTCTAATAAAGCTTATTAACATGTCCACGAATTTGATTTGCACTTATACATTTTGAAATGCACCATTTGTGTAGCAATGTTGATTAATATATTGTTCTGTTGCTGaatcttcttcatcttcttcatcttcttcaatggTGTTGAAAATGAGCTTCAGTTTTTCAGGAACACACCAGTGTAAAAGAAGTAATGTTATCCCAATGATAAAGCAAATCAGACCTGAAATGACAAACATCATGGCATTGTGAAAATAGTTCTAAATATTCTCCATAGCCACACAGGAAAGAAAAAGAGGAAAGAGGTATTGCAATTTGAACAAGCCAAAATTACGTTAATCCACAGAAGGCAGTAAAGTTATTACAAAGTACATAACATGCtacgcaggggcgttttaagagaggaggaggcccgtgttcagcctcctccgttcgggccccctgttctctgcccggagcactgtagagtctgagcactagagggctcaggctttactgcgcatgcacagatctctgggaaaatggcgcagtggccattttccctgatatttctctactgcgcatgtgcagaacttcgTGAAAATGGCcgttgagccattttcactgtgttctaacagcgctgcggatgccggagctagacttcggaggggtgagtattttaaaaatgggtgcagtgtgtgcggtgggggccccctctggactcaggggcccatgtgcaccgcacacactgcacccattatagacaccAGTGATGCTACAATAACtcaactgttgttaaatggaaacaATAAAATGCATGTTAGCGTTAAGTAATATGTGATACATACTATTTAGTGGCAGACGTccgtcagaatgccagcagcagggcgagggctatgagtccccttgtgggctcgctgtactcaccatgctgcgggtttggtggctcgctgcacttgccacaggatctattccctctctatgggtgtcatggacatccatgagtgggaatagccctgttgcactGGGATTCCGGTTGCCGGTATTGTTAGCTGTCGAGATTTCAGCAtcagtatcctgaatgccgggatcccgagagcCAGAATGTTTACTGCAACCCAGAAATACTGGTGTTCAGCATAAAACTTATAAAGTCTAATGTACAATTAAATTACAAAGAAATGTAAATTATTTAAGTGATATCCATTATAAGGTTTTATGAAAGATGATCAGACACTGATTGCTCGCCAGATAAACAAGAACAATGATTTTATTAAAAACAAGGAGAAAATGGATGCTAAttaacatctctctctctctctctctctctctctctctctctctctcactctcccttctctttcttccaTCCCCCTGCCCCCATTTCCCTGATTACTATATGTTCTTTTTTATAATAATTCCATTGATAGAAAGATCAGACAGCTCTCCAGTAGTACTGTGGGGACAATGCAGGAAAAGTTGCCCGGTGTGTCCCCTCCCCAATTCTCACTGTCCCCCTTTTTCAATATATTTCCATTTCATATCTCTTCACCTTTTCCCCTTTCTCTTTCCCACTACTTTACTCTTTCTCCCTCTTTCTTTTTTACCATCTTTTATTTAGATTATCTTGATAAAAGATAAGAGGGCTTTCCAGTAGGGCTGAGGGACCAATACAGATAGAGTTGCCTGGTGACCCCAATCTCTTTTAATTGTCAGCTGACAGACTACCCTCATCTGCGTAGCAACACAGGGGTGACATGCAGAGTAACTGTGGGGACCTCTATTATGTCTGTGTGCTGACTTCCTCATAGTGGTCACCATTGTGCAGGCAGTAAGTCTGGTAATAAAAGTAAGTGGACATTTAGCAGACAGAGGGCAGCAAATGGACAGGTGTCTTCCAGTTAACAATTTAATAGTAGAGGGGTTTTTAGAAGTTAGCAGGAAGGCTGAGCATGCAAgggcgggggaaggggggcattCTGATATTGTGTTTCTACTGTGCTGTTGTCCTGGGAGAGatgatggaggtcattccgagttgatcgctagctgctttcgttcgctgtgcagcgatgaggcaaaaaacggcacttctgcgcatgcgtatgtggtgcaatgtgcacgcgcgaagtAATTTTACAACAAACTATGTTGTTtatcacaaggtctagcaaagcttttcagtcgcactgctggccgcagagtgattgacatgaagtgggcatttctgggtgtcaactgaccgttttcagggagtgtttgaaaaaacgcaggcgtgccaggaaaaacgcaggcgtggctgggcgaacgcagggcgtgtttgtgacgtcaaaacaggaactgaacagtcatcGCAAGCACtctgtaggtattgagctactctaaaactgcacaaaatttttttgccaccgctctgcgatccttttgttcgcacttctgctaagctaaaatacactcccagtgggagacggcatagcgtttgcacggctgctaaaaactgctagcgagcgaacaactaggaatgacccccgatatactGTACTATGTCTAGGTGTCAGGCAGCCAGCAGGAACTGTGAACTGTAAGAGGAGAAGAGACATGTGCATATCTTTCATCAGGATAACTATAATTATGCCAAATTTTTCATAACATTTGCTTTAAATATTCTTTTTCACTATTGTTATGAAGCACTAAGCATTATATGGTTTTCCTATGGTTCACCTTGTAGCTGGCATTTCTTGTACTTCATAATGAGGTCCATGGATGCTACTGTATATACAATGTCACAGCTCTAGAACAGGAGTAGGAGTGGCCTAAGGCTAAATTGCCCTCTTACCAGCCCTGATCAGTTTGTCACTGAAGTCTTTCTGGTTTTTGTCATTCCTCTATAGAGGATAAAACTAATCATTTGATCAAAAAGAAATAATAAGCTTGAAACTTTCTTTCTTCTTAGGTAGATGCTAAAAATATAAATTAGTACTGTATTTAACTCACCTGTTGCCAGACTCAGCCAGAAAGATGCTCCATATTGTGTTTTCAGAGACTCTGATCCAAGCTGTATATTACAAAATGTTGCATTTCTCACAGTTGAATATGAAATTAGTGAGAGAATGATGAAAGCTGCAGTTACTAGAATCATATATGCTCCATATATGAAAACAGGCATAGAGAATAGGATATTGCTGATTATCCAAGAGCAAAATGCCACCCTGCAATGCAAAGCACAATGTGTAGAGTTAATTATGTTTATTAAGCATCAGTATACAACACAGATTATTTCTCAAGTCAGTATATCTTCCACTTTCAGCTTCTTGTCCAAAGAATGAAGCAGGGTGGAGCCTCTTCTGAGTGGGGAATGTGGAGGTGGTGCAGGCACCTGATTCAGGGCCATAGAGAGCATGTATAGGCCCTGGTAAtgcaggggcatggcctaatcaagccGTGTCCCTGTCAGGCCCCTCCAAGAAGTCCTCTAAGTGCAGGCTTTAGGTATCTGTTTGCACATATATTCGGCTGACTTTGACTTATCAGTAAGATGAATCATGTGAAGAATACTCATCAGCAAGAACAATATATAAACCAGGCAACCTGGTGAGGGAGTCATTCAATGGATTTATTTTTTCATGTTTTTCCTTCgcagtttctttttattcttttttctttttattatgtcATTATGTTACATTCCCTTGTTGCTACTTTAAATATGTGCTGTTATGCTGATATTTAATAAAGATATTAATCTAGAAGACAGAGCAGGCTATGTTTCATTATTGCATAAGTGACTTATGCTTAATTCTTAGAACTCCTAAAATATAAGACTTACACATAaagtacaataaataaataaaaataatctgGTGGTGCTAACTCATTGTTATTTCATACAGTCAACTACAGTAAATTCTGTTTTACAAAGAAGTAACAAGACAAAATAATGGCACTGGCAAGCACTAATAATTATCCCACCAAGACCAAATGTGAAAGCTGCTACACACCTCCAAAacaactgtaaataaaaaaaaatacatttagtgataaaaaaaaagtattgagtatatatgtgtgtgtgtgcgtgcgtgcgtgcgtgcgtgcgtatgtgtgtgtgtgtgtgtgtgtgtgtgtgtgtgtgtgtacttacaATATATCAATATAGAAACATCACTCCAGGGTGCCTTACTTATTTTTCCTATCTGCTTCTGTGACACTTTCCCTATttgcatattaaacttacttgtgtTGGTCTCTATAATTTCCTCTGGAAAATTTCCTATTAAGTTTATTATTCCCAATTAGATTGGATGAACTAATATTTAATAATCATAACTAAGCAGACAATATATGTATATCCATTGCTGGGTACTAGCAGCTATGTGCCAATGAGGATATTTATTTATTACAGTTTGTGGTGAGCAATTTGGTCTATAATCCAGTTTTACATGTTTTCGTATATACAGTTTTTATGTGATATGCTTTTAGTATAATTACATTTCCGGGAGAGATGTTCTTATATCTATATAATGTATATTTTGTCTGTACACGTTGCCTGACAAGGGCATTTAAGCCTGAAAGGTTGCAGAGGAAACTTGTCTCCATTCGTTTTATTTTGGAAAGTCCGACGAGTGCTATCAATTGGAATAtggtatttatttattaatgtgcACCACGGCTGATGTCAGTAGGGTGCCGGCCATTtggattgtgtgtatatatatatatatatatatatatactgtatatatataaatacatatgtatatttatatatataaaattttatatatatatacagttatatatGTTCAATACTttttcattaatacatttatttattttattcacaaTTATTACATTAGCTGATGTGTGCAGTGAAACCTACTGTATCATTTTTTTCCTGTTACAAAGACGTAACATGACAATAATGATAAATTATAAGCAATCACCTAAAATCTGTACTGTGTTTTATGAAACTTCCTATAGTATAAGGGAGCACTGCAGAAATTTAAATAGAAAACTTAATAAAATAACTTAATTGTGCTGCATATAAACATTCTACATGAAATAATTGATTACATTTTGTACAATCTAACATCAACTTGCTAATGTTACTTACCACATACAGGCTGATGCGTAATGACCAGATATTCTGTATTGGGCAAATAAGCCACATGGGTCATACTGCGTGAACTTTTCTGCCACGTACAGAATAGGGTTAGGGAGTCCTTTTTTTAGACCATCATTGTAATACTCATTGAAATTTGATCCAAAACTCCAGAGAAACTGCTCATTGTAGTCAATTGTTTCATTAATCTGATGAATGGGATTTCCTTTTGGAAACACAAATATAAACATTTTGAAAATCTGTGGGATAATTAAGTTACATTTTTTATATGATTTGCCAGTTGATCTTACTAAACTTACCACATTGTctaatcgggatgtagttatgtgaccgccggtcaggagaTCTCCgttcacaataccgacgcctgcatccagaggcgtaactaaggggtattgagcagggcacatgccctgggtgccttggcaggcccagcagaggggggcaccgccAGCggacagggcatcatgcccactcgcccccgctaCTGTTGCCATCCCCCAtcccgctgctatgtgaggggaggagagcgcagcgcctctcctgcccctcaatgttctCAGTGTCTGGTCTCCGGTGGTGGTGGAGCGAGTCTCATTGGTttagtttgttagccaatcagtgctcgcagaccggctcctgattggctgccggttcgcaagctctgattggctaatgaactggTGCCAACATACATGCGGCAGACCGCCGCAGACCAGACTTTATGGTGCATTGAGGGGctggagaggcactgcgctctcctccccccaCATAGTAGATAGCAGATAGCAGTGGGCAACGGTGAGTAGTGAGTGGGGCGGAAAGCGGGGGAacaatgtgtatctctgtggggaaatgtgtatctggcactgtggggcaatgtgtatctggcactgtggggtaatatgtatctggcactttggggtaatttgtatctggcactgtggagtaatgtgtatctggcactgtggggtaatgtatatctggcagtgtaaggcaatgtgtatctggcactgtgtgtactgtgggGGGCGCCACTCTTAATCTTTCCCTGGGC
Encoded proteins:
- the DUOXA2 gene encoding dual oxidase maturation factor 2, translated to MTFYDGVFPFYPHERQTWVFCVDYIIVIIVFLVFALAFILIIPGIRGRVRISWACRVIISLFIGAVTVAVNFTTDWEVGSVDTTTTYKSFSDVTVNASIGVQVGFNGVNITLKGNPIHQINETIDYNEQFLWSFGSNFNEYYNDGLKKGLPNPILYVAEKFTQYDPCGLFAQYRISGHYASACMWVAFCSWIISNILFSMPVFIYGAYMILVTAAFIILSLISYSTVRNATFCNIQLGSESLKTQYGASFWLSLATGLICFIIGITLLLLHWCVPEKLKLIFNTIEEDEEDEEDSATEQYINQHCYTNGAFQNV